The following nucleotide sequence is from Leishmania mexicana MHOM/GT/2001/U1103 complete genome, chromosome 24.
TTGCCAGCCGATTGGAGGTGGAAGCCACcactgcgcacgcgcacggatGCCGCTCCCGCGGGAAGGCATATCCACTAGGtgagagcagcaccgcaagaCGCGCCGCTACCAGAACCAACACAACGGTTAGCAGGGCAACGCACCACCACTTGTAACTCCGAACGAAACCCAAGGTCTTCCCTACTAGTCCCTCGACACTTCGTTTTGCCTCTGCTCTCGCGGACTGGCTGCACTGTTTGTTCTTTTTCTCAGCAGCATTCACGCTACctcgcgacgacggcggtgtcTCTGGTGCATCGTGTATGCGGCCTCGCTTCGTAGATTTGGACCCGCTTCGCGTTTTGGGTGCCATCTCTCTCAACctcacacaaacacagagaCGGGCAACAGCAGTTCCGCCAAGAGCCGCTATCAACCCCACCCTTCGCGTGGatctcctctgccgcgccgAAAATAATGCGCGCCGGCTGGGACgcagaagagaagagagtgggagcgagagagacatTGAAAGAACACGGAAAGACAGACGACTAGTGCGTCATCAGATACGTGCGTCAAAGCAGCATGctcggcagcgtcgaccTCGAAGGCAAGGAGAGGAAGTGGCAGATGCATCAGGTACGTCTGACTGCCGTAGCTCTTGCTCCCCTTGGAGTGTTGAGACACGTCCAATCGAGTTTCCTGTccacgcgtgtgtggagATACTCCAACGCAACTCACCACAACAGAGCTGCGTGAtgcaggcggtggtggggagtGAAGTGTCTCTATTGTTcaagtgcgtgtgtgctcgttATCCCGCACTGTGTATGTAAGGGGAGGAGACGATGCGCGGGCACCAACGACGGagcgagacagagagagagcggaggaggagcgagggCCCGTAAGGAGGGGGCACGGTGCGACGTCACTCCCGAGAAGCATTCGTGTCCATGTGCTTGTGTGAAGAGGTAGAAGAAAGAAACGACAAGCGGCATACTGCACAGCGCATTACTCCCTCGATGCTTGCGCACTTTTGAGGGTCCGCCGTCACGACTCTGGCGGAGGAAGGCGCTTTGAGGCGTCGAGCGAGGGCAGCGCGCTGTCTGCCTTGTCACCTGCGAACAGTAGTGGTCTTGAAAATTCCGCCAGTCCCTCGTGGCGCCGTCCCAGATCCTCGATGGCCAGCAGCGCGCATTGTGACGGGGCCCATTGCTCGCTGCGCATACTGTGGACGAGCTCCATGGCGTAGGCGGCATCATCCTCAGCGTTGCATGCTTCTAGTAGATGTGTGTAGGTGTACGGAAGAAAGGGCACCTGGTccgcttgctgctgcttgccaGCCACGATGGCGCCCTTGGCATTGCCGCTCTCTTGCCGCGCGCGGATCAGCGCCAGGTGGCAAACACTGTCTAGCAGCATCGTCTTGTGAAAGGTGGCAAAGATATTCTCCACCTCGTCATAATGCTTCCCTTCAACGCACGCGGCCAGCGCGCAGCCAACGCCGACCACATCGGGACGCACGTTCTCCCGCTTCATCTGCTtgagcacctgcagcgaTTGCGCCCATGCCCCTGGCTGAACACACTGTCGCAGGATGCAAGTGAAGTGGCTCACGTTCATCGCGACCCCTTCTTGACGCGCCGTATGCCACAACTCCACTGCGCGGAACCAGTTATTCGCCTTCGTGTCCAGAAGCTCTTGTTGGAGGGCGTACACATGGCCAAACTGGTGCATCCAGCCTCCGCCGTAGCGAGGGAACAGCCCCTGACCAGACTTGAGCGGATGCATGAGCAGACCGAAAGCGactgggggaaggggggagacgaCACGTCCAGGGACAGGCGGTTTTCTGTTCTTGGCATACCACACGGTGATCCGGTCAGCACCTTTGTGTAGGCGCACAGCTTGTCGTGCTGTAGTCGATCCGCCTGCTAGTGAGGTAGGCGAGCATGCAACTGCCCGGTCGAATGGGGAGTGGAGGAGGGCTGGACGCCCAGTTGCACAGCAGCTGATGACACACGCCTGAGACTACCGAGAAACATGtaagaaagagagggggagtagggagggaggcagccAAAGCAAAACGGGCGGAGATGAGATGGAGATGCAGAAGGGGAGGTGAAGGAAACAGAAGACCTCTGACATGGCGCAAGCCAAGTTAGGGTGGAAGATGGAGAGGGTTCTGAGGGTAAGGGGGTCGTActacctcctccccctccgtgcagacacacagcaCGGACAGCGATCACCAGCTCTTTGGGCCACCACTGCGCACCATAACGGCAGCGCTACCGGTACGTCGGTGCTGTATATCAGCCTTTGCACATTTGTATGGGGCTTTGGGGAACCGCAGCGTGAGGTGCAGTcgtgacacacacgcgcttaCAACCACACAAgcaaaaacaacaaaaaacaacAGAACGAGCAAGTTTCCCTCTTGGCGTTCATGGAGACGGTGGCAAAACGCACGATCACAGCGAcgccgcatcgctgccacagacagacacacagatCACAACACATGTTAGTGAATCAGTCTCCGGTCCGGCGAAAACGCGCATCGCCATGTAGCGttatatgtgcgtgtgcgcgcgcagatGCGTATGTGTGCTCGCCCAGCAACCATGCAagagcagacacacacgcagacataGGCACAAACACAGGCACATACACCGATGCACCGCTTacttgctgcgctggcgcatgcgacggcggcgcagctttAAGCGCTTTATGCGCTTCTTGTGCCACTTGGGGCGCATGCCCCTCGGCCGGCTGACGGTACCCATTTCTTATGCCTGCATGGAGGTATGTGCATTGGTGCATTTGTGCGTTTGTTGTGTAGAGGGACGACGGTGCGCGGTGTGCAAAACCGGAGAAAAgaagagcaggagaggagggagcaGAGGATACGCTAGGGAAAACAGCAACAGGCACCGCGCTTGCGTTCCACCCTATAAGAAAtcgagagggaggcgggcaCGGCGCATTGGCGCTGGCTTTCATCAAGGATAATGCTGCGCACATAGCGCGTAGGCATCGCGGTATGTACGTGCACTGCCACCACGTGACTTTGACACTCGCACAGGCTTCCAGTCTCCTCGCAGACCAGTGGCGAGGGGCCGGAGGTCGAGTGCCCCACGCCGCAGACCGTGTGCGCTTCACCGTTTTCTTCCTGAAGTGGGTGTAGACGAAAAAGGAGACAAATAAGACGAAGAGAAATGCGCACCTTGGTGTGATCACCGGAGAGAATGGGAGAGGACAGAGggcggggtgaggggagaCGAGGTCGCCGAAAGGTGGtttgacgacgacgacgacgcagctgcagtgccCTTCCTAACGTTGTCcaagcatacacacacacacacatgcacgctTCAAGACAGCGGTGCTGGGAGATTCCAACACAGAAGGCGTAGAGCAGCTTCAGTCTCTTTGCACTCCCCACTAGCGAGCACGCTCGCGCACAGATTGACAGCTTacttgctgcgctggcgcatgcgacggcggcgcagctttAAGCGCTTTATGCGCTTCTTGTGCCACTTGGGGCGCATGCCCCTCGGCCGGCTGACGGTACCCATGGTGAATCTgatgagggagggaagggccGGGAAGTCAAGTCGACGAGAGACGAcaaaggggagagagagacgaggaagaggacagTGGAACTGTAGCGATGCATCGGCTAGAAAGTGGCGAAAAAGACAGTGATAGCACAGGAGACGAGTACATGTGGCCGCAACCCAACACACTCGATCGTCATGCAAAGGAGCTGCCGTTTTCAGAGTGACGTAGAGACGCTTTGCAAAGGCGAGCGCTGTATGGCGAGTGTAAGAATGGAggcaggagagggtggggcTGCTGTCCCACGTCCAAAACCAACGTGACAATGCGAGAAGCGCCACCGTTGTCGCGCACCTGTCCCGGCTATTGTGAACCATGTCGGTTGCATACTTGGCTTCACCTTCCTATTAATACAtgtgtttcttttttccgTAGTGGGATGTGCGGTgatgcgcacatgcacacgcaaaCGACTGAAAGAAGGAAGAAGAAATCACTGCAGGAAAGATAGAATGGAAAACGAGTGAAgcgccgacaccgctgctCATCTTCCACGCACCGGTACCACACAGATAGCCTCCTCGACACACACGAATATGCACAAAGATAAGGCTACaagaaggcgcgcgcggagcGTCACCCAGTTGTACGTTCGGTGTGATTCGTGAGTTGCACATAGATGTGTGCAGGTGGAGGGGACCGCGTCTTTGTGTTtgcctgcgcgcgtgtggatCACCATAGAGCGGCAGTGGGCATATGCACACACAAGAGCTCGCCACACAAACATACAGCTGCGCATGAGAGCGAACATCCTCAGAAGCCGCTTacttgctgcgctggcgcatgcgacggcggcgcagctttAAGCGCTTTATGCGCTTCTTGTGCCACTTGGGGCGCATGCCCCTCGGCCGGCTGACGGTAcccattttctttttcctttgcgggtgcgcgtgtgcgttttCGTGTGAATGAAGTCGGTGAAAGGGatgtggaggtggggagggaaaAGAGATTGAAGGTGGCGGGTGTCCAGGTGgtagagcgagagagggaaagacgGGAGTGATGCGTGCTCTTGCAGAGGCgtagagggggagggaacgCATGGAGGACACCGTTATGGTCTCCTTACTCTTACAACGGTATTGCACACATGCTGCCATGCGTTGCCCCACAGGGGCGCACAAAGAGGGTCGTCGGAAGGAGGCATGCATTTCAATCCTCgagcgggtgtgtgtgcgtgtgtgcgccatcCACAGCGCGTGCCAGTGCGATTACGTTTGCGTGAAGGGAAACAAGAAACAAAGTACAGCTGAGAGATATGCGCAGCCTGCCACCATCCAACTCTGACCACGTACTCCATAACCTGTGTCTCAGTAatgagagggggaggagagggggaggaaagggtGAGGCAGACGGTTGACGGGCCGCGCTTACGTCAACAGCGAAATGAAACGAAATCAGACTGCTCCCTAGTTGGGGACCTTCAGTTTGCCCTCCCGGACCTTCGCCTGAATGTCGAGCGGGCTCTCGCCATCGACGGTGCAGCCGATGGACACGGCCGTGCCGAGCACCTCCATCACGACGGCCTTGAGATCGCTACCCATGGACTTGGGCTGCGACTCCTTGGCGATCTTGATGATCTCCGCGAAGGGGATGTTGCCGCTATGCTTGATGTTCTTGACCTTCTTGCGGTCGCGCGGCGGCTCCTTCAGCGCGCGAATGAGGCGAGACGCCACGGACggcgtcaccaccaccgtcgccacaCGGTTCTTGACGCGCAGCTCGCAGGTGACCTTCAAGCCCTTCCAGTCCTTGGTGCACTTGGCGATGTCCTCACCGATCTTCTTGGCGT
It contains:
- a CDS encoding putative 60S ribosomal protein L12, giving the protein MPPKFDPNQEIIVVVRAVGGEVAATASLAPKVGPLGLNAKKIGEDIAKCTKDWKGLKVTCELRVKNRVATVVVTPSVASRLIRALKEPPRDRKKVKNIKHSGNIPFAEIIKIAKESQPKSMGSDLKAVVMEVLGTAVSIGCTVDGESPLDIQAKVREGKLKVPN